The Mesorhizobium sp. NBSH29 genome has a segment encoding these proteins:
- the lpdA gene encoding dihydrolipoyl dehydrogenase — MKEISCKLLVIGAGPGGYICAIRAGQLGVDTVIVEQRKVGGTCLNIGCIPSKALIHAAEEFERAKLMASGKSPLGISLTSPELDLAKTIGWKDGIVGRLTNGVAGLLKKAGVKTVLGTAKFRDGKTIEVETETGLQVIRAENVVIATGSAAVALPSLPFGGAVISSTEALALSEVPNKLAVVGGGYIGLELGIAFAKMGAEVTVVEAAERILPLYDAELTRHVAKRMTELGMTVLTGAKAKGFDEKSGSLSVETGEGGEKKIKADTVLVTVGRRPVTDGFGIDEIALDMAGRFIHIDDQCRTSMRGIFAIGDVTGEPMLAHRAMAQGEMVAEIVAGHKRAFDKAAIAAVCFTDPEIVSVGLSPEEARQTGREVKIGQFPFSANGRAMTMLGEQGFVRVVARADNYLVLGIQAVGQGVSELSAAFALALEMGARLEDIAGTIHAHPTQSEAFQEAALKAMGRALHI; from the coding sequence ATGAAAGAGATTTCCTGCAAGCTGCTGGTGATCGGGGCCGGGCCGGGCGGCTATATCTGTGCTATCCGCGCAGGGCAGCTGGGCGTCGACACGGTGATCGTCGAACAACGCAAGGTCGGCGGTACATGCCTCAACATCGGCTGCATCCCTTCCAAGGCGCTGATCCATGCGGCGGAAGAGTTCGAGCGGGCGAAGCTGATGGCATCGGGCAAGAGCCCGCTGGGGATCTCGCTGACATCGCCTGAACTTGATCTTGCCAAGACAATCGGCTGGAAGGACGGCATTGTCGGACGGCTGACGAATGGCGTCGCCGGTCTGTTGAAGAAGGCCGGCGTGAAAACCGTGCTTGGCACTGCTAAATTTCGCGACGGAAAGACCATTGAGGTCGAGACAGAGACCGGGCTTCAGGTCATCCGCGCCGAGAATGTGGTGATCGCTACAGGCTCGGCAGCAGTCGCACTGCCCTCGCTGCCCTTCGGCGGTGCGGTGATTTCATCGACAGAAGCGCTGGCGCTTTCCGAAGTGCCGAACAAACTCGCGGTTGTCGGCGGCGGGTACATCGGGCTGGAGCTTGGCATTGCCTTTGCAAAGATGGGCGCCGAGGTCACCGTGGTGGAAGCGGCCGAGCGCATCCTGCCGCTTTACGATGCCGAACTGACGCGACACGTCGCCAAGCGGATGACTGAGCTGGGCATGACCGTTTTGACCGGCGCCAAGGCCAAAGGTTTTGACGAGAAATCGGGTTCTCTTTCGGTAGAGACAGGCGAGGGCGGCGAGAAGAAGATCAAGGCTGACACAGTGCTGGTCACTGTTGGTCGCCGTCCTGTCACCGACGGTTTCGGTATCGACGAGATCGCGCTCGATATGGCTGGGCGGTTCATCCACATCGACGACCAGTGCCGCACCTCGATGCGCGGCATCTTTGCCATTGGCGACGTCACCGGAGAACCCATGCTGGCTCACCGCGCCATGGCGCAGGGCGAGATGGTTGCCGAGATCGTCGCCGGTCACAAACGCGCTTTCGACAAGGCGGCAATCGCTGCAGTCTGCTTTACCGATCCAGAAATCGTCTCGGTCGGACTATCGCCTGAGGAGGCGCGCCAGACGGGCCGCGAGGTCAAGATCGGCCAGTTCCCGTTCAGCGCCAATGGCCGAGCGATGACCATGCTGGGAGAGCAGGGTTTTGTGCGTGTCGTGGCGCGGGCTGACAATTATCTGGTGCTCGGCATCCAGGCGGTCGGGCAGGGGGTGTCAGAACTGTCGGCGGCTTTTGCGCTCGCTCTCGAGATGGGCGCGCGGCTGGAAGATATTGCCGGGACTATCCACGCCCATCCGACCCAGAGTGAAGCGTTCCAGGAAGCGGCATTGAAAGCGATGGGACGCGCCTTGCACATCTGA
- a CDS encoding dihydrolipoamide acetyltransferase family protein, translated as MGEHTIKMPDVGEGVAEAELVEWQVKIGDLIREDTVLAAVMTDKATVEIPSPVDGEIIWLGGEIGDVIAVGSPLIKLKVAGDAAAKAEPASAKTSAPAKAEDKSEKKAEAPASPAPKPAPAAVAAQPASSAKPALRSALGAPRPQGEKPLAAPAVRHEAREAGVDLRQVPGTGPAGRITHDDIAAFIARGPQPGRGSGLQPDNTVNEIKVIGLRRKIAERMAVSASRVAHITYVEEVDVTALEELRAALNKDKRTNRPRLTLLPFIMRAMVKAIAEQPAMNARYDDDAGVIHQYGGVHIGIAAQTATGLVVPVVRHAEARDLWDCASEVNRLGDAAKAGTASREELSGSTISITSLGAMGGVVTTPMVNYPEVAIVGVNKMMVRPVWDGTQFIPRKMMNLSSSFDHRLIDGWDAAIFIQRIKSLIETPALIFIEG; from the coding sequence GTGGGCGAACATACAATCAAGATGCCGGATGTCGGCGAGGGCGTGGCCGAGGCTGAGCTGGTCGAATGGCAGGTGAAGATCGGCGACCTGATCCGCGAGGATACAGTTCTGGCCGCCGTCATGACCGACAAGGCGACGGTGGAAATTCCCTCGCCGGTGGATGGCGAGATTATCTGGCTGGGCGGCGAGATCGGCGATGTCATTGCTGTCGGCTCGCCACTGATCAAGCTGAAGGTCGCCGGCGATGCCGCTGCTAAGGCCGAACCGGCCTCGGCAAAAACTTCCGCTCCGGCCAAGGCTGAAGATAAGTCTGAAAAGAAGGCTGAAGCGCCTGCCAGTCCTGCACCCAAACCGGCACCGGCGGCGGTGGCGGCACAGCCTGCTTCTTCAGCCAAACCGGCGCTGCGCTCAGCCCTTGGCGCGCCCCGCCCGCAGGGCGAAAAGCCGCTTGCTGCGCCTGCGGTGCGGCATGAAGCGCGCGAGGCCGGAGTTGATCTGCGCCAGGTGCCGGGTACCGGCCCGGCCGGTCGCATCACGCATGATGATATCGCTGCCTTTATCGCGCGCGGTCCGCAGCCCGGTCGCGGCAGCGGGTTGCAGCCCGACAATACGGTCAACGAGATCAAGGTTATTGGCCTGAGGCGCAAAATCGCCGAGCGGATGGCGGTCTCTGCGTCGCGTGTCGCCCACATCACCTATGTCGAGGAAGTGGATGTTACCGCGCTAGAGGAATTGCGCGCTGCGCTCAACAAGGACAAGCGCACCAACCGGCCAAGGCTGACGCTTTTGCCCTTCATCATGCGTGCTATGGTCAAGGCGATTGCCGAACAGCCGGCGATGAATGCGCGGTATGATGATGATGCGGGCGTCATCCACCAATATGGTGGTGTGCATATCGGCATTGCTGCGCAGACTGCTACTGGTCTTGTTGTGCCGGTAGTGCGCCATGCCGAGGCGCGCGACCTCTGGGATTGCGCCTCCGAGGTGAACCGGCTGGGAGATGCGGCCAAGGCCGGCACGGCCAGCCGCGAGGAGCTTTCGGGCTCGACCATCAGCATTACTTCGCTTGGCGCCATGGGCGGTGTCGTTACAACACCAATGGTCAACTATCCGGAAGTCGCCATTGTCGGCGTCAACAAGATGATGGTGCGCCCGGTGTGGGATGGGACGCAGTTCATCCCGCGCAAGATGATGAACCTGTCGTCCAGTTTTGACCACCGACTGATCGACGGTTGGGATGCGGCGATCTTTATCCAGCGGATCAAGTCGCTAATTGAAACGCCTGCCCTGATTTTCATTGAAGGTTGA
- a CDS encoding alpha-ketoacid dehydrogenase subunit beta, whose protein sequence is MPRMTMIEAVRDAMDVKMGLDEDVVVFGEDVGYFGGVFRCTHGLQQKYGKNRCFDAPISELGIVGTAIGMAAYGLKPCVEIQFADYVYPAYDQIVSEAARLRYRSNGGFTCPIVIRMPSGGGIYGGQTHSQSPEALFTHVAGLKVVVPSNPYDAKGLLISSIEDPDPVIFLEPKRLYNGPFDGHHDRPVTPWSKHPLGEVPAGHFTVPLGEAIIRRPGSALTILAYGTMVYVAQAAVEETGIDAEIIDLRTLLPLDLDTILASVRKTGRCVVVHEATLTSGFGAELAALVQEHCFYHLEAPVARVTGWDTPYPHAQEWAYFPGPDRVGRALLETMEG, encoded by the coding sequence ATGCCCAGAATGACCATGATCGAGGCTGTTCGCGACGCCATGGACGTCAAGATGGGGCTGGACGAGGATGTCGTCGTGTTCGGCGAGGATGTCGGCTATTTTGGCGGAGTCTTTCGCTGCACCCACGGGCTGCAGCAAAAATATGGAAAAAACCGCTGCTTTGATGCGCCGATCAGCGAGCTTGGCATTGTCGGTACCGCCATCGGCATGGCGGCCTATGGTTTAAAGCCCTGCGTGGAAATCCAGTTCGCGGATTATGTCTATCCAGCCTATGACCAGATCGTGTCGGAGGCTGCGCGGCTGCGCTATCGCTCCAATGGCGGGTTCACCTGTCCGATCGTCATCCGCATGCCTTCGGGCGGCGGCATTTATGGCGGCCAGACCCACAGCCAGAGCCCCGAGGCTCTATTTACCCATGTGGCAGGCCTGAAAGTCGTGGTGCCGTCCAATCCCTATGATGCCAAGGGGTTATTGATCTCGTCCATCGAAGATCCCGATCCGGTGATTTTCCTGGAGCCCAAGCGGCTCTACAACGGCCCGTTCGACGGACATCACGACCGGCCCGTCACCCCTTGGTCCAAACACCCATTGGGCGAGGTGCCGGCAGGCCACTTTACAGTGCCGCTGGGCGAGGCGATCATTCGCCGGCCCGGTTCGGCGCTTACTATCCTGGCCTATGGAACCATGGTTTATGTGGCGCAGGCAGCGGTCGAGGAAACCGGCATCGACGCCGAGATCATCGATCTGCGCACGCTGTTGCCGCTCGATCTCGATACAATTCTGGCATCGGTCAGAAAGACCGGGCGCTGCGTGGTGGTGCATGAAGCAACGCTGACATCGGGCTTCGGTGCAGAGCTTGCCGCGCTTGTGCAGGAGCATTGCTTCTATCATCTGGAAGCACCGGTGGCGCGGGTCACCGGCTGGGATACGCCCTATCCGCATGCGCAGGAATGGGCTTACTTCCCCGGGCCAGACCGTGTCGGTCGGGCGCTTCTTGAAACGATGGAAGGCTAA
- a CDS encoding 3-methyl-2-oxobutanoate dehydrogenase (2-methylpropanoyl-transferring) subunit alpha: MSDNTPLKFHVPEPAVRPGDKPDFSNVPIPKAGSVRRPDVDADPESIRDLAYSIIRVLNRDGEAVGPWAGTLTDEELVEGLRHMMTLRTFDARMQLAQRQGKISFYMQHMGEEAVSCAFRKALLPGDMNFPTYRQAGLLIADDYPMAEMMNLNYANELDPLKGRQLPVLYSSKEHGFFTISGNLATQFVQAVGWAMASAIKGNTKIAAGWIGDGSTAESDFHAALVFASTYKAPVVLNIVNNQWAISTFQGIARGGSGTFAARGLGFGVPSLRVDGNDYLAVHAVAKWAVERARKNLGPTLIEHVTYRVGAHSTSDDPSAYRPKTESEVWPLGDPVMRLKTHLILRGLWSEERHKQAEAEALDMVIAAQKEAEKHGTLHNGGKPSVRDMFEGVYEEMPPHLKRQRQKAGV, from the coding sequence ATGAGCGACAATACTCCGCTGAAATTCCACGTCCCCGAGCCTGCCGTGCGGCCGGGCGACAAGCCAGATTTTTCCAACGTCCCGATCCCCAAGGCAGGCTCTGTGCGCCGTCCCGACGTGGATGCTGACCCTGAATCGATCCGTGATCTTGCTTATTCCATCATCCGGGTTCTGAACCGCGATGGCGAGGCGGTCGGACCCTGGGCCGGCACGCTCACCGATGAAGAACTGGTGGAAGGTTTGCGTCACATGATGACGCTGCGCACTTTCGATGCGCGCATGCAGTTGGCGCAGCGCCAGGGCAAGATTTCCTTCTACATGCAGCATATGGGCGAGGAAGCGGTCAGTTGCGCCTTCCGCAAGGCGCTGTTGCCCGGCGACATGAACTTTCCGACCTATCGGCAGGCCGGTCTTTTGATCGCCGATGACTATCCGATGGCTGAGATGATGAACCTCAATTATGCCAATGAGCTGGACCCGCTCAAGGGCCGCCAGCTGCCGGTGCTCTATTCGTCCAAGGAGCATGGATTTTTCACCATCTCCGGCAATCTGGCGACGCAGTTCGTGCAGGCTGTCGGCTGGGCGATGGCGTCTGCCATCAAGGGCAACACGAAGATTGCCGCCGGCTGGATCGGCGACGGCTCGACTGCCGAAAGCGACTTTCACGCGGCGCTGGTGTTTGCCTCCACCTACAAGGCGCCTGTGGTGTTGAATATCGTCAACAACCAGTGGGCCATTTCCACCTTCCAGGGCATTGCGCGTGGCGGGTCGGGTACCTTTGCGGCGCGTGGGCTTGGCTTCGGCGTGCCGTCGCTCAGGGTCGACGGCAATGATTACCTGGCGGTTCATGCAGTCGCCAAATGGGCGGTCGAGCGGGCGCGCAAAAACCTCGGACCAACGCTGATCGAGCATGTGACCTACCGGGTCGGTGCCCACTCCACCTCTGACGATCCGTCTGCCTACAGGCCCAAGACCGAATCTGAAGTCTGGCCGCTTGGCGACCCGGTCATGCGGCTGAAAACCCATCTCATATTGCGCGGTCTTTGGTCGGAAGAGCGCCATAAGCAGGCCGAGGCCGAGGCGCTGGACATGGTGATCGCTGCCCAGAAGGAAGCCGAAAAGCACGGCACGCTGCATAATGGCGGAAAACCGTCGGTGCGCGATATGTTTGAAGGCGTCTATGAAGAAATGCCGCCGCATCTGAAGCGGCAACGCCAGAAGGCGGGGGTCTGA
- a CDS encoding Lrp/AsnC family transcriptional regulator gives MQQELDPLDRRILQALQEDASRSTAEIAEMVGMSQSPCWRRIQRLKDEGFIRSQVAIVDRRKVGLNAQVFVLVKLTMHGRQNLDEFSDQIRAFDEVLECHVLMGGYDFLIRVVAADIDAYHTFFFDKLSRLPGVQEVNSVISLSEIKSTTALPL, from the coding sequence ATGCAACAAGAGCTCGACCCTCTGGACCGCCGCATTCTGCAGGCTCTGCAGGAGGATGCCTCGCGTTCCACAGCCGAGATCGCGGAAATGGTGGGCATGTCGCAGTCGCCCTGCTGGCGGCGCATCCAGCGCCTTAAGGATGAAGGTTTCATCCGCAGCCAGGTAGCAATTGTCGACCGCCGCAAGGTCGGGCTCAATGCGCAGGTTTTCGTGCTGGTAAAACTCACCATGCATGGCCGCCAGAATCTCGATGAATTCTCGGACCAAATCCGCGCCTTTGACGAGGTGCTGGAGTGTCATGTCCTGATGGGCGGATATGATTTCCTTATCAGGGTAGTTGCTGCCGATATCGATGCCTATCATACTTTTTTCTTCGACAAGCTCAGCCGTCTTCCTGGTGTGCAGGAGGTGAATTCGGTGATTTCTCTGTCGGAGATCAAATCCACAACGGCACTGCCGCTCTAA
- a CDS encoding Glu/Leu/Phe/Val dehydrogenase codes for MTAAFSTTLPPEKLSFFNDPQTGLRAIIVVHSTALGPAAGGTRFWPYDDRESATRDALRLAAGMTYKNALAGLPFGGGKAVIMRPSDEFDRTALFAAYGRAVDSLGGSYLTAEDVGTTVSDMQAVRTMTRHVAGLPSDGAAAGGDPSPWTALGIFLSMQHAVERILGTTLEGRTVAIQGVGNVGMGLARLLHEAGAKLIVADGAMTRTEKCTELFGAQVVAPEALLSVEADVLAPCALGAVLNEASIARFNTKIICGGANNQLATPQDAKRLAERGILYAPDYLVNAGGIINVVAENLQESAAAVEMRVRKIPERLAQIFDVSERSGLSPAVVADDMARAIVADAGIRVPTVAAAPLDESQHAA; via the coding sequence ATGACGGCCGCATTTTCCACCACACTACCGCCCGAGAAGCTGAGCTTTTTCAACGACCCACAAACCGGTCTGCGCGCCATCATCGTCGTTCATTCAACCGCCCTTGGGCCGGCAGCCGGCGGCACCCGCTTCTGGCCCTATGATGACCGCGAGAGCGCCACGCGCGATGCCCTGCGTCTGGCCGCCGGCATGACCTACAAGAACGCGCTGGCAGGCCTGCCCTTCGGTGGCGGCAAGGCAGTGATCATGCGCCCAAGCGACGAGTTCGACCGCACCGCACTTTTTGCCGCCTATGGCCGCGCTGTAGACAGCCTGGGCGGCAGCTACCTTACCGCCGAGGATGTGGGTACCACGGTGTCGGACATGCAGGCGGTGCGCACTATGACCCGTCACGTCGCCGGCCTCCCGTCAGATGGCGCAGCGGCTGGTGGTGACCCCTCGCCATGGACCGCGCTCGGTATTTTTCTCTCCATGCAGCACGCCGTGGAGCGGATACTGGGCACGACGCTCGAAGGCCGCACGGTTGCGATTCAGGGTGTCGGCAATGTCGGCATGGGACTGGCGCGCCTGTTGCATGAGGCCGGCGCAAAGCTAATAGTCGCTGACGGTGCAATGACGCGCACCGAAAAATGTACTGAACTGTTCGGAGCGCAGGTTGTTGCGCCTGAGGCTTTGCTTTCGGTGGAGGCCGATGTGTTGGCGCCTTGCGCGCTGGGCGCCGTGCTGAACGAAGCCTCGATTGCCAGGTTCAACACAAAAATCATTTGCGGCGGCGCCAACAACCAGCTTGCGACCCCGCAAGACGCAAAACGCCTGGCTGAGCGCGGCATTCTCTACGCTCCCGACTATCTTGTGAATGCTGGCGGCATCATCAACGTCGTAGCCGAAAACCTGCAGGAAAGTGCTGCAGCTGTGGAAATGCGGGTGCGGAAGATTCCCGAGCGGCTGGCGCAGATTTTCGATGTGTCGGAAAGATCCGGCCTGTCACCCGCTGTCGTCGCCGACGACATGGCCCGCGCGATTGTGGCCGATGCGGGGATCAGGGTACCGACTGTGGCTGCAGCGCCATTGGATGAGAGCCAACACGCGGCGTAA
- a CDS encoding aldose epimerase family protein — protein sequence MADSIFLTAGTATAEIAIAGAEPVAWSAAGMDLMWLPDPALWHQVNPILFPIVGRAHHGLLHVDNTAYPMPIHGFANGKSFRPLEVTADTARLVLADDSETYENFPFAFELEVFYRLTVDSLDTHFTVRNPDAEKPLPYALGTHPGFRWPFAGDSRQGFRIMFDKAEKGDVPAVTPDGLFSRTMRRAVPFEGTELAVSDALFAHEALCFFNAESQSFRFVGPDGTSIAIEVENFPHLAIWSLPGAPFVCLEAWTGHGDPEGFDGDIFEKPSMLVLAPGEEARHRVRMVVG from the coding sequence ATGGCCGATTCCATCTTTTTGACCGCCGGCACCGCGACCGCTGAAATTGCCATTGCCGGCGCCGAGCCGGTGGCCTGGTCTGCCGCCGGCATGGATCTTATGTGGCTGCCAGACCCAGCGCTGTGGCATCAGGTCAACCCGATCCTGTTTCCCATTGTCGGACGGGCCCATCACGGCCTGCTCCATGTGGACAACACAGCCTATCCGATGCCGATCCACGGTTTTGCCAATGGAAAATCGTTTCGCCCGTTGGAGGTGACCGCCGACACGGCCCGGCTGGTGCTGGCCGACGATAGCGAGACATATGAAAACTTCCCCTTCGCCTTTGAGCTTGAGGTGTTTTACCGGCTGACGGTCGATTCGCTCGACACTCATTTCACAGTCCGCAATCCCGACGCAGAAAAGCCATTGCCTTATGCGCTGGGCACCCATCCGGGATTTCGCTGGCCTTTTGCGGGCGACAGCCGCCAGGGCTTTCGCATCATGTTTGACAAGGCCGAAAAAGGCGATGTTCCGGCAGTCACGCCAGACGGTCTGTTCTCCCGCACAATGCGGCGCGCGGTGCCGTTCGAGGGCACGGAGCTTGCCGTCTCCGATGCGCTGTTTGCACATGAGGCGTTGTGCTTCTTCAATGCCGAGAGCCAATCCTTCCGCTTTGTAGGGCCAGACGGCACGTCAATCGCGATAGAAGTCGAAAACTTTCCCCACCTCGCCATTTGGAGCCTGCCCGGGGCACCCTTCGTGTGCTTGGAGGCATGGACCGGCCATGGCGACCCGGAAGGCTTTGACGGCGACATTTTTGAGAAGCCATCCATGCTGGTGCTGGCACCGGGCGAAGAAGCGCGACACCGGGTCAGGATGGTAGTGGGGTAG
- a CDS encoding RHS repeat-associated core domain-containing protein, whose translation MNAPGSHGIGYNGNLFDGSGYYHLGNGFRAYNPALMRFHSPDSLSPFGKGGLNAYAYCMDDPVNRVDPSGGVPIFSAVFKALNRLAGSLIGRSVAPSLARRGSTLSTSSVASGGEIYPHVGLTSPNNTRTTEFIAVRRIEAYHADFKRIHPTSESGRQPSSLSTLSARKIVQKDIRQLEELALDPRVRRDIIIEHTRNFLEKFDQSNQQTMIIRRAVVGRDQSFRRTAFLPELKEIIDDVRRPGVRGAVSNSR comes from the coding sequence ATGAATGCACCTGGCAGCCACGGCATCGGATATAATGGAAATCTGTTCGATGGCTCCGGCTATTACCATTTGGGTAACGGCTTCCGAGCTTACAATCCTGCGTTGATGCGATTTCATAGCCCTGATTCCTTGAGCCCCTTTGGTAAGGGTGGCTTAAACGCCTACGCCTATTGCATGGATGACCCAGTTAACCGGGTGGACCCGAGCGGCGGAGTTCCAATTTTTTCCGCCGTTTTTAAAGCTTTAAATAGGTTAGCCGGAAGTCTCATCGGCCGTTCTGTTGCCCCCTCTCTCGCCCGTCGGGGGTCTACACTCTCGACGAGTTCTGTCGCGTCAGGAGGAGAGATCTATCCACATGTTGGCTTAACCTCTCCCAACAATACGCGTACTACCGAGTTTATCGCCGTGAGAAGAATCGAGGCATATCATGCTGATTTTAAACGCATTCATCCCACCAGTGAGAGCGGAAGGCAACCGTCCTCGCTGTCCACGCTATCTGCCAGAAAAATTGTTCAAAAGGATATACGACAGCTAGAAGAGCTCGCTTTGGATCCGAGAGTTCGCAGAGATATCATAATCGAGCATACGAGGAACTTCCTGGAAAAATTCGATCAAAGCAATCAGCAGACGATGATCATTAGAAGAGCTGTTGTTGGTCGAGATCAGAGTTTTCGCAGGACGGCGTTTCTGCCCGAACTCAAGGAGATAATCGACGATGTCAGAAGGCCTGGCGTCAGGGGAGCTGTTTCAAATAGTCGATGA
- a CDS encoding 4a-hydroxytetrahydrobiopterin dehydratase gives MTERKKERIYTEGEIAMRLKTLPDWSFADGHICRTYATRGWKATLMVVNTIGHLAEAAWHHPDLALSYGSVTVKLMNHDAEGITDKDFELAGKIEDVVTWQPGAEEASALTGPPENKRILIKISQP, from the coding sequence ATGACAGAGCGCAAGAAAGAGCGAATATACACTGAGGGCGAAATCGCTATGAGGTTGAAAACCCTGCCCGACTGGAGCTTTGCCGACGGTCATATCTGTCGGACCTATGCGACCCGGGGCTGGAAGGCGACGCTGATGGTGGTCAATACAATCGGCCATCTCGCCGAAGCTGCCTGGCACCATCCCGACCTTGCCCTCAGCTATGGCAGCGTCACTGTCAAACTGATGAACCACGACGCCGAAGGCATCACCGACAAAGATTTCGAACTCGCCGGAAAGATCGAGGATGTTGTGACGTGGCAACCAGGCGCGGAGGAAGCGAGTGCACTGACTGGGCCTCCGGAGAATAAGCGGATACTAATCAAAATTTCACAGCCCTAG
- a CDS encoding (5-formylfuran-3-yl)methyl phosphate synthase, with protein sequence MTKMLACVSEAQGAQAALEAGADRIELRAADHFAALPLDIVRQTSGLIAGRAETACACGAPEMAPDTVANAARALGEAGATSIAVGFFASANRAALTKSLASLATDTPLTAVLFADRSPDMEGLDAIATAGFRAVALDLSSTDKGRVMDYYSPVQIGEFFARAKALGLQVGVSGGLEAPDVSRLLHFAPDFLGFHLDFATMRSLVPTNGQPVSAKHSTSGTDKIFVRDFVLPVQIGAYSFERGRTQQVRFDVVAEIERDGQKPEDMRHVVSYDLIMDGIRAIVESGHVQLSEALAEAIADRVLAHPRVVRVMVRVEKLELGAGGVGVEIERGAARQN encoded by the coding sequence ATGACCAAAATGCTGGCCTGCGTGAGCGAGGCCCAGGGGGCACAAGCGGCGCTTGAGGCCGGTGCCGACAGGATCGAATTGCGCGCCGCGGACCATTTTGCCGCGCTGCCTCTCGATATCGTGCGCCAAACCTCGGGTCTGATCGCAGGGCGCGCTGAAACAGCATGCGCCTGCGGCGCGCCCGAGATGGCACCTGATACGGTGGCCAACGCCGCTCGCGCTCTGGGCGAAGCCGGCGCGACGAGCATCGCCGTCGGCTTTTTCGCCAGCGCTAACCGCGCCGCGCTGACAAAATCGCTTGCGTCGCTCGCCACGGACACCCCGCTCACCGCAGTTCTTTTCGCAGATCGGTCGCCCGATATGGAAGGCCTCGACGCCATAGCCACAGCCGGTTTTCGCGCTGTCGCACTGGATTTGTCCAGTACCGACAAAGGCCGAGTGATGGACTATTATTCCCCGGTGCAGATCGGCGAATTTTTTGCCCGCGCCAAGGCTCTAGGGCTGCAGGTCGGCGTCAGCGGTGGACTGGAAGCGCCCGACGTGTCGCGGCTGCTGCATTTTGCCCCGGATTTCCTTGGCTTCCACCTCGACTTCGCGACCATGCGCTCTCTCGTTCCGACCAATGGTCAACCCGTCTCTGCAAAACACAGTACGTCGGGCACCGATAAGATTTTTGTCCGTGACTTTGTTCTGCCCGTTCAGATCGGCGCCTACAGTTTTGAGCGTGGCCGCACCCAGCAAGTACGGTTCGACGTCGTCGCCGAGATAGAACGTGACGGGCAAAAGCCTGAGGACATGCGCCATGTCGTGTCCTACGATCTTATCATGGACGGCATCCGCGCCATCGTCGAAAGCGGCCATGTCCAGCTCAGCGAGGCGCTGGCCGAAGCAATCGCCGACCGCGTGCTGGCACACCCGCGGGTGGTGCGCGTGATGGTGAGAGTAGAAAAGCTGGAGCTTGGCGCCGGCGGTGTCGGCGTCGAAATTGAACGCGGCGCGGCGCGCCAGAACTGA
- the rpe gene encoding ribulose-phosphate 3-epimerase produces the protein MMKTLIAPSILASDFSKVGDEVEAVVAAGADWIHLDVMDGHFVPNITFGPALIKSIRNRTDKVFDCHLMISPTDQYLAAFADAGCDIITVHAEAGPHLDRSLQAIKDLGKKAGVSLNPSTPESVIEYVLDRLDLVLVMTVNPGFGGQAFIPAMVDKVRRIKAMIGARPIDIEIDGGVTPETAPLVVAAGANVLVAGSAVFKGGTINSYRANIAAIRAAADEALR, from the coding sequence ATGATGAAGACACTGATCGCCCCATCGATCCTGGCATCCGATTTCTCCAAGGTCGGCGACGAGGTCGAGGCCGTCGTAGCCGCGGGGGCAGACTGGATCCATCTCGATGTGATGGATGGGCATTTCGTTCCCAACATCACCTTCGGGCCGGCTTTAATTAAATCGATCCGCAACCGCACCGACAAGGTGTTTGATTGCCATCTGATGATCTCACCTACGGACCAGTATCTTGCGGCATTCGCGGACGCCGGCTGTGACATTATCACCGTCCATGCGGAGGCCGGACCGCATCTCGACCGTTCGCTTCAGGCGATAAAAGACCTCGGCAAAAAGGCCGGTGTATCGCTCAATCCATCGACGCCGGAATCGGTCATCGAATATGTTCTGGACCGGCTCGACCTGGTATTGGTGATGACCGTCAATCCCGGTTTTGGTGGGCAGGCCTTTATCCCCGCCATGGTCGACAAGGTGCGCCGCATCAAGGCGATGATCGGCGCACGGCCGATCGACATCGAGATCGATGGCGGCGTGACGCCCGAGACCGCGCCATTGGTCGTCGCCGCCGGCGCCAATGTACTGGTCGCTGGTTCAGCGGTGTTCAAGGGCGGTACGATCAACAGCTACCGCGCCAACATTGCTGCGATCCGAGCGGCTGCTGACGAAGCGTTGCGGTAG